The sequence ATCTTTTAAGTTGTAGTTTTCAACTTTGAAGCTATGTGTGTAACTTTTTCAATCATGCTTACTAGTTTTACACCATCTAACAGTTTACTCTGTAGTCCAGTGCATGGTTTTTCTGATTTTTCCTGCAcaaatctctcatcaagagctataatttcatataaaatttgtctctaTCTGACtccgtataaaaaagttatgcaCTTTTGAATATATGCGACATGTTATTGTCACTAACGATTAATGtaacgaaccggtagtgataatcaagtatcattgctgttttttttattgaatgaACTATTATTATcgggttttttttaagaaccaaCATGGATATTGTCGAGGTTTAATCTCTAACAATGTATCCAGGATATGCTACACGATGGGCGCATGAATCAACGTTTCATGTGGTTGTGTATCTAATGAACTCAATAACACAAGGGTTTATTCAAGTTTAGACTTCCCATgggataatagtcctacatgTTATGTATTTTTGTATGAATATATGAACTGTTTCTCCTCTATCTTACAAGTTGGGTCCTCCCCTCTTTCTATGCTAGAGAAAAGTAATATTCACAAATGGATCGTGCCAAATTTTATGGAAGCCCTACTCCTAACAAAGCCAACTAATCTTAACTTATCATGACGAGAGGAAGGCACGTGCATCCAGCTATGGTCGTCCTATCAAGCCTATCCCATCCACTGATCGCTGTCACACTCACCTGTGAAGCCGTCCGGTAACATTAAATACTACAGGATGGGTCACTGCAGCAACATGCCTACCACGACCAAGTTTACCGAAAGGGAGTGCCTGGGGAATAAAAATAGTGCCGATCTAACAGGTTAGGTGAGTATATGTCATGCGTCCAGCGAGGACTGGTCGTAAGGCCTCCTTTTGTGATTAGGGGGTTGATCGTATGAGATCTACTCTGGTCGGATGATGAGATTGTGGTCTTAAAAATATCGGCTAATATTGACAGTGTGAGCCTCCTAACAAGGCATCCTCTTATCTACTACACCAACATATACTTTATCACTATTGATTATTTTTGAACTAGCAGTGAAAAGGAGGCAAATATGATCTTTGTATAATAGCGAGATGGGAGGTAAACTTTATATACAAGGGATGGGTGGAACTTGGTTCCCGTATCTCGGTCTAGAATTGAGCGAATATAATGACAGCTTTGATTGTGGTATATAAATGTCCACTATAGTTTTTTAGAAACTACGACTTACCATGATTTTATCTCTCTTGAGCGCTTATGCAATGTATTACACAGGTTCTCAGAAACAACAAATTAGCGGTCCTTTCCTCACACACAATAGGATAAAAGCGTTATCAAGCTCTCCAGTAGTGGCACATCATATCCACTTCAAAGAAACATACATTAAGGataaaaatttgataaaattttatgaatttcggTGATGAACAAAATAcctaattttatttaaaaaaatcactaatatgaGGGACTCGCAGAATAAGAGATGAAAAATGACCAAAATTTCAATGAAATTTCTTAAATTTCGATTTTTTcgctgataaaaaaaattataaaacgaaattgaaatccgtGACATACATCCCTATATATATTGGAGTGAGTGGTTGTACGAGGTTATACCCTACAAGCCCAAGGTTGCCGATCGATATCGATCATTGGGGTTCCCAAAATTGGAGATGAAATCCGAGATGTTAATGTCCGACCTTCCACCTTCACTCATGGCCTTCTTTGCCTTGCCACTCCAATCCAAAGCATTCTTACGGAACTCCATGCTCGTTTCCCCTTCCATCACCACCCGCACGCACCTCTCCACCTCCCCCCTCTTCACCACCCCTTCGGCGTCCGGCCGTACTCGCACGCCGACACACCACACGTCTTGGATGTACTTGGCATTTGTCGTCTGGTCCGACCAATGCGGCATTGCCACCATGGGCACGCCGGCGCTGAGCGCCTCCACGGTCGAGTTCCATCCGCAATGGGTCATGAAGCAACCTACGGACGGGTGCGCTAGAACCTCCAGCTGCGGGCACCATGGCACGGCGAGCCCCCTCGTCTTCACCTTGGCAACAAAGCTATCAGGTAGCTTGGGAGTCTCCGTTGCCCGGACGACCCAGAGGAAAGGCTTGCCACTGTTGTAGAGGCCTTCGGCAATCTCGGCCATCTGTTCGGAGCCCAGGGAGGCCATGCTGCCGAAGGAGACGTACAAGACGGAGCCCACGGGGTGGTCGTCAAGCCATGCCTTGCTCTCTGCCGTCATTGGAGTGTGGAGGTGGATGCCGTAGGACACGTCGTCCGGGAGGCGGTTGTCAAGGTACGCCGATGGCACGGTTGGGCCAACCGTCTTGGCACGCCACGTATACGCCAAGTAGTCCGCTTCCTGTGAATGTACCGGAGCATGGCTTAATGCGCAATGTCGTCAAAACATATATGTTCAGCATGGTGCCATGTCATTTTCAGTCGTGCATTTGGGCTCACTCACCTGCGGCTCCAAGTCATGAAATGAGTTGACGAGCACATGGTCCACGGTGTCCAACCCCAGGAACTGGTTCACCAACAGCTCACGGAAACACGGGGGATAGTTCGTGTCAGCCAAGAACGTCGGCAGGTCGGTCAGTTGGAACTGGGACGGCAGCCCGGCCAGCTCCGGCAATTCCTCCGGCTGCACCGGCGGGGGCGGTATCCGTCCAGCCCACGCGTGCGCGTACAGCACGTCCACGGCGCACGTCTGGGTGAGGAACGCCGCgcacgccgcgccgcgccgcctcgCCACGCCCTGCGCCCACGGCAGGAACGCGTCGTACACCACCACGTGCACCGGACGGCCCCGCTCCGACTCCGACCGGAGGAGGTGGTCCAGCGTCTCGGACCCGGCCGACTCGAGCCGCTCGAAGTAGGGGCCGCCTACTCCTCCTAACTCGTCGGGGCCACCGTTGTCGCAGCCGTCGGAGAAGACAGCGACGTGGACCGAGCTGGGGGTCGAATTGGTCGAGTTGACGACGAAACTGGTCGCCGCGAGGGTGCACCGGACGCCACTGCGGCCGGCGAGCCGCTTGCCGAACTGGAGTAGCGGGTTGATGTGGCCCTGGACCGGGAACGGGAGAAGAAGGACGTGGATGCTTTGGTCGGAGCCCGCCATGGTCATATGAATGCGATATATGTTATCAGAATATTAAGAATTGCTATGGCGATGTTCTTGGGAAGTATAGACGTGAGTGCAAGTATCTATCTATAGACGTCCTTGCTCTTCCACGGCATAATCGGTTGATGAAGCGAAGCCCAAGTGGCCAAGTGTCTCAACGTACTAAAAACCAGTCAAAATTTGAGCTCTTGGATCTATGCCCTGTTGAAGAAGAGGACAGGACATACTAGCTATCTTGTCTGCCAATTTCTCAAATAGCTAGACACGGGTGCGAGTTCGTCACTTAGCTCGGCGGTTCTTGATATCACACGTCATCGATGACTTAGCTTCATCGAACGCATGATAATTTGTTGCCAGGAGCGACATGCGTGGAAATACGACAGCACCTTTAGCCTTTAGATTGTAGAGAAATTTCCGGAACGGGGTGGTGCACACACCGGTTATATGTATCCGTTCGTATATTTCGCGCATCAATTTTGaagtaaattaaaaaatattgaaaatggTATATTTGTAAATATACATATCGTGCAGCCATATTTTAGTATGATGCGGTAGTTCTACGATTTTATTAGccatatttttttggttttttccgATGCGTAATTTtggttttttatgtgtttattcCGGTAGGATAATCATATTTCC is a genomic window of Phragmites australis chromosome 17, lpPhrAust1.1, whole genome shotgun sequence containing:
- the LOC133897943 gene encoding UDP-glucosyltransferase UGT13248-like → MTMAGSDQSIHVLLLPFPVQGHINPLLQFGKRLAGRSGVRCTLAATSFVVNSTNSTPSSVHVAVFSDGCDNGGPDELGGVGGPYFERLESAGSETLDHLLRSESERGRPVHVVVYDAFLPWAQGVARRRGAACAAFLTQTCAVDVLYAHAWAGRIPPPPVQPEELPELAGLPSQFQLTDLPTFLADTNYPPCFRELLVNQFLGLDTVDHVLVNSFHDLEPQEADYLAYTWRAKTVGPTVPSAYLDNRLPDDVSYGIHLHTPMTAESKAWLDDHPVGSVLYVSFGSMASLGSEQMAEIAEGLYNSGKPFLWVVRATETPKLPDSFVAKVKTRGLAVPWCPQLEVLAHPSVGCFMTHCGWNSTVEALSAGVPMVAMPHWSDQTTNAKYIQDVWCVGVRVRPDAEGVVKRGEVERCVRVVMEGETSMEFRKNALDWSGKAKKAMSEGGRSDINISDFISNFGNPNDRYRSATLGL